One region of Pyramidobacter sp. YE332 genomic DNA includes:
- a CDS encoding SpoIID/LytB domain-containing protein: MRTVILARRRLRRRRINWNCCKKIALAVFFFSLCLCLSAEAQARWIRVGLMTAPSAPISGRSLSGRDGGGRRFSLPASFSAHARGSNVVIQGKSYASPVIVSSPHQIRCGKVSYEGELVLRARGGQVTVINRLDVEKYLRGVLGYEINPQWAMEVLKAQAVISRTYALAQMGRHEASGYDVCTTDHCQVYRGTNVLHASTDRAIAQTRGQVLTYRGDLAHTFFCSDSGGATADVGDVWGKRVPYLVVRKEPFPSGSPKARWEASLSAGEIQNALAKKGKSVGTVSQIAIERRDAAGRAAALRFTGSAGSSVLSSAAFRTLIGAKKVRSTFFEFSPEGPRATDVPDPVQRREAPRTARKIAFDPTPLTTAEDAQLKALIEQKKFNVDERLDMILYPERRRNYLYKALGVEAPAMERKREPLEQPAETAKRIPNPARTAVSASLAGGSVTLYGRGWGHGVGLSQWGAKAMADRGWSAEKILEFYYPGTAIQKR, from the coding sequence ATGCGTACCGTTATCTTGGCAAGACGCCGCCTCAGGCGGCGCCGGATCAACTGGAACTGCTGTAAAAAGATCGCTCTCGCCGTGTTTTTTTTCTCGCTGTGCCTGTGCCTTTCGGCTGAGGCTCAGGCGCGCTGGATTCGCGTGGGGCTCATGACCGCGCCTTCCGCGCCGATTTCCGGACGCAGCTTGAGCGGCAGGGATGGCGGCGGCCGCCGCTTTTCGTTGCCGGCGAGTTTCAGCGCTCACGCGCGCGGATCGAACGTCGTCATTCAGGGAAAAAGTTATGCTTCTCCTGTGATCGTGAGCTCGCCGCATCAGATCCGCTGCGGCAAAGTCAGCTATGAAGGCGAGCTGGTGCTGCGGGCCCGCGGCGGGCAGGTCACGGTGATCAACCGTCTTGACGTTGAAAAATACCTTCGCGGCGTCCTCGGCTACGAGATCAATCCGCAATGGGCCATGGAAGTCCTCAAGGCGCAGGCGGTAATCTCCAGGACCTACGCGCTGGCGCAGATGGGACGTCACGAAGCCAGCGGTTATGACGTCTGCACGACCGATCATTGTCAGGTCTATCGAGGCACGAACGTGCTCCACGCTTCGACGGACCGCGCGATCGCGCAGACCCGCGGCCAAGTTTTGACGTACAGGGGCGATTTGGCGCACACCTTTTTCTGTTCCGACAGCGGCGGCGCCACCGCTGATGTCGGCGACGTGTGGGGCAAACGCGTCCCCTATCTGGTCGTTCGCAAAGAACCCTTTCCCTCCGGATCTCCCAAGGCTCGCTGGGAGGCCTCTCTGTCGGCGGGCGAGATCCAGAACGCTCTCGCCAAAAAAGGCAAAAGCGTGGGAACGGTGTCGCAGATCGCCATCGAGCGGCGGGACGCTGCCGGGCGCGCGGCGGCGCTGAGATTTACGGGTTCTGCGGGAAGCTCCGTGCTCAGCAGCGCGGCTTTTCGCACCCTGATCGGCGCGAAAAAAGTGCGTAGCACGTTCTTTGAGTTTTCTCCCGAAGGCCCGCGTGCGACCGACGTGCCCGATCCCGTTCAGCGTCGCGAAGCGCCCCGGACCGCGAGAAAAATCGCCTTTGACCCAACGCCTCTGACGACGGCTGAAGACGCGCAGCTCAAGGCGCTGATCGAGCAAAAGAAATTCAACGTCGACGAACGCCTGGACATGATCCTCTATCCCGAGCGGCGCCGGAATTACCTGTATAAAGCTTTAGGCGTTGAGGCGCCGGCAATGGAGCGGAAACGAGAACCGCTCGAACAGCCGGCGGAGACGGCGAAGCGCATTCCGAATCCGGCCCGGACGGCAGTTTCCGCCAGCCTCGCCGGCGGCAGCGTCACATTGTATGGGCGCGGCTGGGGGCACGGCGTCGGCCTCTCGCAGTGGGGAGCCAAGGCCATGGCGGATCGAGGCTGGTCGGCGGAAAAAATACTTGAGTTTTATTATCCCGGCACGGCAATCCAAAAGAGATGA
- the ruvB gene encoding Holliday junction branch migration DNA helicase RuvB yields MDKENIHRGFDLPPLEELKEREDERGLRPLQLSDFNGQTEIKSKLEVYIQAAKKREEALDHVLFYGPPGLGKTTLAGIIAHEMDSELRVTTGPALEKPGDLAAILSNLQDHDVLFIDEIHRMSTTIEEVLYSAMEDFTLHIIVGKGPLARSICLNLPHFTLVGATTRLGLLSAPLRARFGIVEQLRLYTAEELCVILDRGAGVMNMKVEPDACRAIASRSRGTPRIALRLLRRVRDFAEVAGVPTVEAALAARAMDTLGLDGLGLDDGDRKILDAIVSLFDGGPVGLSTLAAALNEEPQTIEDIYEPYLIQKGMIERTPRGRKATENAYRYLGKTPPQAAPDQLELL; encoded by the coding sequence TTGGACAAAGAAAACATTCATCGCGGTTTCGATCTGCCCCCGCTCGAAGAGCTCAAAGAGCGGGAAGACGAGAGGGGCCTTCGCCCCCTCCAGTTATCCGATTTCAACGGCCAGACGGAGATAAAATCCAAGCTGGAAGTCTATATCCAGGCCGCGAAGAAGCGCGAAGAAGCGCTGGACCACGTCCTCTTTTACGGGCCTCCCGGCTTGGGAAAGACGACCCTGGCCGGCATCATCGCCCATGAAATGGACAGCGAGCTGCGAGTGACGACGGGGCCGGCGCTGGAGAAGCCCGGCGATCTCGCGGCGATCCTCTCGAACCTTCAGGATCACGACGTGCTGTTCATCGACGAGATCCACCGCATGTCCACGACGATCGAAGAAGTGCTGTACTCCGCCATGGAGGACTTCACGCTGCACATCATCGTCGGCAAGGGGCCTCTGGCGCGCAGCATCTGCCTGAACCTGCCGCACTTCACGCTGGTGGGGGCCACGACCCGCCTGGGGCTGCTCAGCGCGCCGCTGCGCGCGCGGTTTGGCATCGTCGAGCAGCTGCGGCTCTATACGGCGGAGGAACTGTGCGTCATTCTCGACCGCGGCGCGGGCGTGATGAACATGAAAGTGGAGCCCGACGCCTGCCGCGCGATCGCCAGCCGTTCGCGCGGGACGCCGCGGATCGCCCTGAGGCTGCTACGCCGCGTCCGCGACTTCGCCGAGGTGGCCGGCGTGCCGACCGTCGAAGCCGCTCTGGCGGCGCGGGCGATGGATACGCTCGGCCTTGACGGACTGGGGCTGGACGACGGCGACCGCAAAATACTCGACGCCATCGTCAGCCTTTTCGACGGCGGTCCCGTGGGGCTTTCGACCCTTGCCGCCGCGCTGAACGAAGAACCTCAGACGATCGAAGACATCTACGAGCCCTATCTGATTCAAAAGGGCATGATCGAACGCACCCCTCGAGGGAGGAAAGCAACGGAAAATGCGTACCGTTATCTTGGCAAGACGCCGCCTCAGGCGGCGCCGGATCAACTGGAACTGCTGTAA
- the ruvA gene encoding Holliday junction branch migration protein RuvA, translated as MLASIRGKVVERSEFAAVVECNGFGVEVLLTRQAAERCELGAQVFLYTLLQIGDAGVALYGFADDTERRTFKLMILTKGVGGKAAISILQYLSPAEIVAAVEQNDIRLLTSVPGIGKKTAERICFELSDRIHKKGFIQLTGELHGAPAGDRQAAAGVLDALESLGFDRASAVRAYKSVVAEQGESLGESEAIMSCLRILQPRK; from the coding sequence ATGCTTGCCAGCATCAGAGGAAAGGTCGTAGAAAGGTCCGAATTTGCAGCCGTCGTCGAGTGCAACGGCTTTGGCGTGGAGGTCCTTTTGACGCGCCAGGCGGCGGAACGATGCGAACTCGGAGCGCAGGTATTTCTTTACACCCTGCTGCAGATCGGCGACGCCGGCGTGGCTCTTTACGGTTTTGCCGACGATACCGAACGCCGGACGTTCAAACTGATGATTCTGACCAAGGGCGTGGGCGGCAAGGCGGCCATTTCCATCCTTCAGTATCTTTCCCCTGCGGAGATCGTCGCGGCCGTGGAGCAGAACGACATCAGGCTGCTTACTTCGGTGCCGGGAATTGGCAAAAAAACGGCCGAACGCATTTGTTTCGAACTTTCTGACCGCATTCATAAAAAAGGCTTTATCCAGCTGACGGGCGAACTGCACGGTGCGCCTGCCGGCGATCGGCAGGCGGCCGCCGGCGTGCTCGACGCTCTTGAATCCCTGGGATTCGACCGCGCCTCGGCCGTGCGCGCCTACAAGTCGGTTGTGGCTGAACAGGGAGAGTCTCTTGGCGAAAGCGAGGCCATTATGAGCTGCCTTCGCATCCTTCAGCCCCGCAAGTGA
- the ruvC gene encoding crossover junction endodeoxyribonuclease RuvC: protein MPTTTKGLVCLGIDPGIGRLGYGFVCQSGSSYRALAYGCLETPPHQDTSVRIKALYDGVREQIENCSPHFMSVERLYFGQNRTTAEAVWQVRGAILLLGAQYHLPVVEPKPSEVKLTVCGDGTAEKRQVQLMIQQLLNLPEIPRPDDTADALGIALAGLAIVRSPQYAYGRR from the coding sequence TTGCCAACGACGACTAAGGGGCTTGTCTGTCTGGGGATCGACCCGGGCATCGGCCGCCTCGGATACGGCTTTGTGTGCCAATCGGGAAGCTCCTATCGGGCGCTGGCCTACGGGTGTCTTGAGACGCCTCCCCATCAGGATACGTCAGTGAGAATTAAAGCGTTGTATGACGGTGTGAGGGAGCAGATTGAAAACTGCTCCCCTCATTTTATGTCCGTCGAGAGACTCTATTTCGGACAGAACCGCACGACTGCCGAAGCGGTGTGGCAGGTTCGGGGGGCCATACTGTTGCTGGGAGCGCAATATCATCTGCCGGTTGTCGAACCCAAACCGTCGGAAGTGAAGCTGACGGTCTGCGGCGATGGCACGGCGGAAAAACGTCAGGTACAGCTCATGATCCAGCAGCTTCTGAACCTGCCGGAAATCCCCCGTCCCGACGACACGGCCGATGCGCTCGGTATCGCTCTGGCCGGCCTGGCGATCGTCCGCAGTCCGCAGTATGCCTATGGAAGGAGATAG
- a CDS encoding YebC/PmpR family DNA-binding transcriptional regulator: MSGHSKWANIKHRKAAQDSKKGNERQKLIKMIIIAAKEGGGDPGMNVRLKAALDRARAASVPNDTITRAIKRGTGELEGVSYEELTYEGYGIDGVAIICESLTDNRNRTTPEIRAILERNGGSMGTAGSVAWNFERKGSIAIEGAVDEDQLMEDAIDAGADDVAVNEEGATVTTDPSAMMEVREALEKKGYKVTDAENVFVPKTTVTIGDVEKARKMLKLFDLLDSHDDVQNVYANFEFTDEVNEAIANDD; the protein is encoded by the coding sequence ATGTCAGGGCATTCGAAGTGGGCAAATATCAAGCATCGTAAGGCTGCGCAGGATTCCAAAAAAGGAAACGAGCGCCAGAAGCTGATCAAGATGATCATCATCGCGGCCAAGGAGGGCGGCGGCGATCCCGGCATGAACGTGCGCCTCAAGGCGGCGCTCGACCGCGCGCGGGCGGCCAGCGTCCCCAACGACACGATCACCAGGGCCATCAAACGCGGCACCGGCGAGCTCGAGGGCGTTTCCTACGAGGAACTGACGTACGAGGGCTACGGCATCGACGGCGTGGCCATCATCTGCGAGTCGTTGACGGACAACCGCAACCGTACCACGCCCGAGATCCGCGCCATTCTCGAACGCAACGGCGGTTCCATGGGGACGGCCGGCAGCGTGGCCTGGAACTTCGAGCGCAAGGGCAGCATCGCCATCGAGGGGGCGGTCGACGAGGATCAGCTGATGGAAGATGCCATCGACGCCGGCGCGGATGACGTGGCCGTCAATGAGGAGGGCGCCACGGTGACGACCGATCCTTCAGCCATGATGGAGGTTCGCGAAGCGCTTGAAAAGAAGGGCTATAAGGTCACCGACGCCGAAAATGTCTTCGTCCCCAAGACGACCGTGACAATCGGCGACGTGGAAAAAGCCCGCAAGATGCTCAAGCTCTTCGATCTGCTCGACAGCCACGACGACGTTCAGAACGTCTACGCGAACTTTGAATTTACCGACGAGGTGAACGAGGCCATTGCCAACGACGACTAA
- the nadE gene encoding NAD(+) synthase, which translates to MRDARKLIDAIEKWMSQIISASGAGGAVVGLSGGIDSAVAAALLKEALGTERVITVYMPCHSIPLDGEHARLTADALGVKMLTVDLSETFDVYRRTIGRIMEPSALAAANIKPRLRMITAYSIAQTLGYLVCGTGNKDELTVGYFTKYGDGGSDFMPLADLTKAEVRAIAREMGVPSPVIEKPPSAGLWEGQTDEQEMGLSYDVLDAYVSGRPVDEKSRREIERRRRISEHKRKMPPICVIDAV; encoded by the coding sequence GTGAGAGACGCCAGAAAATTGATCGACGCCATCGAAAAATGGATGAGCCAGATTATTTCCGCTTCCGGAGCCGGCGGCGCCGTGGTCGGACTGAGCGGCGGCATCGACTCGGCCGTGGCGGCGGCGCTGCTCAAAGAAGCGCTCGGGACGGAACGCGTGATAACGGTGTATATGCCGTGCCACAGCATTCCGCTTGACGGAGAGCACGCGCGCCTGACCGCCGACGCGCTGGGAGTGAAAATGCTGACGGTCGATCTGTCGGAGACTTTTGACGTCTACCGGCGCACGATCGGCCGGATCATGGAACCTTCCGCGCTGGCAGCGGCCAACATCAAGCCCCGCCTGCGCATGATCACGGCGTATTCCATCGCGCAGACGCTCGGGTACCTGGTGTGCGGTACGGGCAACAAGGACGAGCTGACCGTGGGCTACTTTACCAAATACGGAGACGGCGGCAGCGACTTTATGCCTCTGGCCGATCTGACCAAGGCCGAGGTGCGCGCGATCGCGCGCGAAATGGGCGTGCCCTCTCCGGTCATCGAAAAGCCGCCGTCGGCCGGACTCTGGGAAGGGCAGACCGACGAGCAGGAAATGGGGCTGTCCTACGACGTACTCGACGCGTATGTTTCCGGACGGCCGGTCGATGAGAAGAGCCGCAGGGAAATCGAGCGGCGCAGACGTATTTCGGAGCATAAAAGGAAAATGCCGCCAATCTGCGTCATCGACGCAGTTTGA
- the ispG gene encoding (E)-4-hydroxy-3-methylbut-2-enyl-diphosphate synthase yields the protein MKRTVRIGSLTLGVGAPVRVESMLKTSLDDTAACLKQLTELRAEGCELVRVAFPKPELKDRLRALNDSSPLPLMADIHFDPALAVAAMEAGCPSIRINPGNMGSPGRLAAVVDLARERRVVIRIGANSGSVNDAQLRRAGGDRGAALALAVGEQMEMLLSLKFYDIVVSAKSTDLEESLRANVLLQRRYGDFPFHVGITESGSGLDGVVKSACGLSRLLALGIGDTMRVSLSQPPADEVRTAYSILRALNLRQRGGRLISCPTCGRRQLEVTAVVPQLAPILEELPDGYTLAVMGCEVNGPREARCAQLGVAGSPSGPVIFKDGKIVERVESGCVIEALRRHLPKKS from the coding sequence ATGAAAAGAACCGTGCGGATTGGTTCCCTGACTCTGGGCGTGGGCGCGCCGGTGCGGGTCGAGTCGATGCTGAAAACGAGCCTCGACGACACGGCCGCGTGTCTGAAACAGCTGACCGAACTTCGGGCCGAAGGCTGCGAACTGGTGCGCGTCGCGTTTCCCAAGCCGGAGCTGAAAGACCGGCTGCGCGCCCTGAACGATTCCTCGCCGCTGCCGCTGATGGCGGACATCCACTTCGATCCGGCGCTTGCCGTCGCGGCCATGGAGGCCGGCTGCCCTTCCATCCGCATCAATCCCGGCAACATGGGTAGCCCCGGGCGCCTGGCGGCCGTCGTCGACCTGGCGCGGGAGCGCCGGGTCGTCATCCGGATCGGCGCCAACAGCGGTTCGGTCAATGACGCGCAGCTTCGGCGCGCCGGCGGCGACCGCGGCGCCGCTCTGGCGCTGGCAGTTGGAGAGCAGATGGAAATGCTGCTGTCGCTGAAATTTTACGACATTGTCGTTTCCGCCAAATCGACCGATCTGGAAGAGTCCCTGCGCGCCAACGTCCTTCTCCAGCGCCGCTACGGCGACTTCCCGTTCCACGTGGGGATCACCGAATCGGGCAGCGGATTGGACGGCGTCGTCAAAAGCGCCTGCGGCCTGTCGCGGCTTTTGGCGCTGGGCATCGGCGACACGATGCGCGTCAGTTTGTCCCAGCCGCCCGCGGACGAAGTGCGGACGGCCTACAGCATCCTGCGGGCGCTGAATCTGCGCCAGCGCGGCGGGCGGCTGATCTCGTGCCCGACCTGCGGACGGCGCCAGCTGGAAGTGACCGCCGTCGTTCCTCAGCTCGCCCCGATATTGGAAGAACTGCCCGACGGCTACACGCTGGCCGTGATGGGCTGCGAGGTGAACGGTCCGCGCGAAGCCCGCTGCGCCCAGCTCGGCGTCGCCGGTTCGCCTTCGGGCCCGGTCATCTTCAAAGACGGAAAGATCGTCGAGCGCGTCGAAAGCGGCTGCGTGATCGAGGCGCTGCGGCGCCATCTGCCGAAAAAATCTTGA
- a CDS encoding M50 family metallopeptidase, translating into MILSVISFLFIILICVIVHEFGHYLTALWCGVKVHEFSFGMGPVLWQRQGRKNKWSVRAFPVGGFVRLAGMGEENEGESLLPGESFQEKPAWKRLIVLAAGAFNNILLVVALATVLLMSRGVMDLSVSEVGALMPGFPAAEAGLRRGDVIERVGGVDVRNWEEMTRAIRSQAAGQEKLELTVRRGPRQLTLTMGTKAEKAGEPPLIGIQPAIRKLPLSRALRGSIAWTFHMSLAMLQGLKEMLVHPAKVDVSGPVGIAAMAGQAASAGFFSLLSFLAVISLNLGIINLLPFPALDGGHILFVLAEMITGRNMSLELEGKIHFIGFMILFALIIVVTWQDILKLF; encoded by the coding sequence ATGATTCTGAGCGTCATATCGTTTCTTTTTATCATCCTGATCTGCGTGATCGTGCATGAGTTCGGCCATTATCTGACCGCGCTCTGGTGCGGCGTCAAGGTGCACGAATTTTCCTTCGGCATGGGGCCCGTGCTGTGGCAGCGCCAGGGGCGCAAAAATAAGTGGTCGGTGCGCGCGTTTCCCGTGGGCGGTTTTGTCCGTCTGGCCGGCATGGGCGAGGAAAACGAGGGCGAATCGCTTCTTCCCGGGGAGAGCTTTCAGGAAAAGCCCGCCTGGAAGCGCCTGATCGTTTTGGCGGCCGGCGCCTTCAACAATATCCTGCTGGTCGTGGCGCTGGCGACGGTGCTGCTGATGTCGCGCGGCGTGATGGACCTTTCCGTCAGCGAAGTCGGCGCGCTGATGCCCGGCTTTCCGGCGGCGGAGGCGGGGTTGCGGCGCGGCGACGTGATCGAGCGGGTCGGCGGCGTCGACGTCCGCAACTGGGAAGAGATGACCCGCGCGATCCGCTCCCAGGCCGCCGGTCAGGAGAAACTCGAGCTGACGGTCCGGCGCGGTCCCCGGCAGCTGACGCTGACGATGGGAACCAAAGCTGAAAAGGCGGGCGAGCCGCCGCTGATCGGCATCCAGCCCGCGATCAGGAAGCTGCCGCTGAGCCGGGCCCTGCGCGGCTCGATCGCGTGGACCTTCCACATGTCGCTGGCGATGCTCCAGGGGCTGAAAGAAATGCTCGTTCACCCGGCGAAAGTCGACGTCTCCGGGCCCGTGGGTATCGCCGCCATGGCCGGGCAGGCGGCCAGCGCCGGATTTTTCTCGCTGCTGTCGTTCCTCGCCGTGATCAGCCTCAATCTGGGGATCATCAACTTGCTGCCTTTTCCCGCCCTCGACGGGGGACACATCCTCTTTGTGCTGGCCGAGATGATCACGGGCAGAAACATGTCCCTCGAACTGGAAGGGAAGATCCATTTCATCGGCTTTATGATCCTGTTCGCTCTGATCATCGTCGTGACCTGGCAGGATATTTTGAAGCTCTTTTAG
- a CDS encoding 1-deoxy-D-xylulose-5-phosphate reductoisomerase produces MLKNTRKKVAVIGCTGSVGSSALDVCRSYPEIFQVTALAAETGREALPSLCREFGPKIVVLRKPRCDLPKGAELWQGDEALLRLVESDEVEHVVFASSGVVAVKALARAMELGKEISLANKESALIMGERLASAVRAGQIRPLDSEHNALWQCLAGENYDHVERLVLTASGGPFLRTPLEQLDAVTPEQAASHPVWPMGRKISVDSATMINKGIELLEARDLFGISSEKILPVIHPGSKVHALVSFVDGATKMLLSPPDMRLAALTALSWPMRLPLRMKKIEPVELDGLDLHFERPQEARFPGLYTAIEAARRGEPYPVILIAADEAAVQMFLERKIGFADIAKVVTAVVDGYNGGDVEDISSRVALYERCRVHALELANERAWGRKKVWS; encoded by the coding sequence ATGTTGAAAAATACGAGAAAAAAGGTGGCCGTGATCGGCTGCACCGGCAGCGTGGGCTCTTCGGCGCTTGACGTGTGCCGCTCCTATCCCGAGATCTTTCAGGTGACGGCGCTGGCAGCGGAGACGGGAAGAGAGGCGCTGCCGTCGCTTTGTCGGGAGTTCGGACCTAAAATCGTCGTCTTGCGGAAGCCACGCTGTGATTTGCCCAAAGGAGCGGAGCTCTGGCAGGGAGACGAGGCGCTGCTTCGTCTGGTCGAGTCCGACGAAGTGGAACATGTCGTCTTCGCCTCGTCCGGCGTCGTCGCGGTAAAGGCGCTGGCGCGCGCGATGGAACTGGGCAAGGAAATCAGCCTGGCCAACAAGGAATCGGCGCTGATCATGGGCGAGCGCCTGGCCTCCGCCGTGCGCGCCGGTCAGATCCGTCCGCTCGACAGCGAACATAACGCGCTCTGGCAGTGTCTTGCCGGCGAAAATTACGATCATGTGGAACGGCTGGTTCTGACGGCTTCGGGCGGCCCTTTCCTGCGCACGCCGCTGGAACAGCTCGACGCGGTCACGCCCGAGCAGGCGGCGTCGCATCCCGTCTGGCCCATGGGGCGCAAGATCAGCGTCGACAGCGCCACGATGATCAACAAGGGCATCGAGCTCCTCGAGGCGCGCGATCTCTTCGGGATTTCGAGCGAGAAAATCCTGCCCGTGATCCATCCCGGCTCGAAAGTTCACGCGCTGGTTTCCTTCGTCGACGGGGCGACGAAGATGCTCCTGAGCCCTCCCGATATGCGCCTTGCGGCGCTGACGGCCCTCTCGTGGCCAATGCGCTTGCCGCTGCGGATGAAGAAGATCGAGCCGGTCGAACTGGACGGCCTGGATCTTCATTTCGAAAGGCCGCAGGAGGCGCGTTTCCCCGGGCTTTATACGGCGATCGAGGCGGCCCGCAGGGGCGAACCCTATCCCGTCATTCTGATCGCCGCCGACGAAGCGGCCGTGCAGATGTTTCTCGAAAGAAAGATCGGCTTCGCCGACATTGCGAAAGTCGTGACCGCCGTCGTGGACGGCTATAACGGCGGAGACGTGGAAGACATTTCTTCGCGCGTCGCGCTTTACGAACGCTGCCGGGTCCACGCTCTCGAGTTGGCAAACGAGAGGGCCTGGGGCAGGAAGAAGGTTTGGAGTTAA
- a CDS encoding phosphatidate cytidylyltransferase, giving the protein MDESKSFEHTLAVRAATGTALVAVMLGLLYLGGWWWHVYAASVALGSLWEFYRMSPGLPKADRCVGLVAATVVLFSSERVSQTGLMAIFGLCCFAVYFMELARRQLTADSHSTASVGPVITGLVYAVIPWYCMIRFRALPDPVGWAAVLSIFLCTWSCDVMAYLVGSRWGTVRVCPHISPHKSLEGFIGGFVASTLCGALCALFFKFSPMAFVLVGAACGSAGQLGDLVESLIKRENDVKDSGHIFPGHGGFLDRFDSVLVNTLCAWMIWWAFLL; this is encoded by the coding sequence ATGGACGAGTCGAAAAGTTTTGAGCATACGCTGGCTGTTCGCGCTGCTACGGGCACGGCACTGGTCGCGGTGATGCTGGGATTGCTCTATCTCGGCGGCTGGTGGTGGCATGTCTATGCCGCGTCTGTGGCTTTGGGTTCTCTCTGGGAGTTTTACCGCATGTCGCCCGGTCTGCCGAAAGCGGACCGTTGCGTCGGCCTGGTGGCCGCGACGGTGGTGCTTTTTTCCTCCGAACGCGTGTCGCAGACGGGGTTGATGGCGATTTTCGGCTTGTGCTGCTTCGCCGTCTATTTCATGGAACTGGCGCGGCGCCAGCTGACCGCCGACAGTCATTCCACGGCCAGCGTCGGGCCCGTGATCACCGGCTTGGTGTACGCGGTCATCCCGTGGTACTGCATGATTCGTTTTCGGGCTCTGCCCGATCCCGTAGGATGGGCGGCGGTGCTTTCCATCTTTCTCTGCACCTGGTCCTGCGACGTCATGGCCTATCTTGTCGGCTCGCGTTGGGGGACGGTGCGCGTTTGTCCTCATATCAGCCCTCACAAGAGCCTTGAAGGTTTTATCGGCGGTTTTGTCGCCAGCACGCTGTGCGGTGCGCTGTGCGCGCTGTTTTTCAAGTTCAGCCCGATGGCGTTCGTCCTCGTCGGCGCGGCCTGCGGCAGCGCCGGCCAGCTGGGCGATCTGGTGGAATCTCTGATCAAGCGCGAGAACGACGTCAAGGACAGCGGACACATTTTCCCCGGCCATGGCGGATTCCTCGACCGTTTTGACAGCGTCCTCGTCAACACGCTGTGCGCGTGGATGATCTGGTGGGCTTTTCTGCTTTGA
- the uppS gene encoding polyprenyl diphosphate synthase, with product MERCANLPKHVALIMDGNGRWAKKRGLPRLLGHRAGIAALERTVRAAGEMGIGFLSVYAFSTENWNRPRLEVAGLMELLRHYARKKVPDLVKNGVRVRFCGARRGVPDEVLRIIDWSEAETARCGRMTLIVCFNYGGRQEILDAIADAQSKGETIAGEEDLRKHLYLPDIPDPDLIIRTSGELRISNFWLWQGSYSEYYFTDTLWPDFGTAELKKALQSYAGRERRYGRVEKF from the coding sequence ATGGAACGTTGCGCGAACTTACCGAAACACGTTGCCCTGATCATGGACGGCAACGGCCGCTGGGCTAAAAAGCGCGGCCTGCCCCGCCTGCTGGGGCACCGTGCCGGGATCGCCGCTCTGGAACGGACGGTGCGGGCGGCCGGCGAGATGGGCATTGGCTTCCTGTCGGTCTACGCTTTTTCAACGGAAAATTGGAATCGTCCCCGGCTCGAAGTGGCGGGGTTGATGGAGCTGCTTCGGCACTACGCGCGCAAGAAAGTTCCCGATCTTGTGAAAAACGGCGTCAGAGTCCGTTTTTGCGGGGCGCGCCGAGGCGTGCCCGACGAAGTTCTTCGGATCATCGACTGGAGCGAAGCGGAGACGGCTCGATGCGGCCGCATGACGCTGATCGTCTGTTTCAACTACGGCGGCCGGCAGGAGATCCTGGACGCCATTGCCGACGCTCAGTCCAAAGGGGAAACGATCGCCGGCGAAGAAGACCTGAGGAAACATCTTTATCTCCCCGACATTCCCGATCCCGATCTGATCATCCGCACCAGCGGGGAGCTCCGCATCAGCAATTTCTGGCTGTGGCAGGGATCATACAGCGAATATTATTTTACGGACACGCTCTGGCCCGATTTCGGCACCGCGGAACTGAAGAAGGCATTGCAGTCCTATGCCGGAAGGGAACGCCGCTATGGACGAGTCGAAAAGTTTTGA
- a CDS encoding uracil-DNA glycosylase, with product MTEMLSQAQRSPQERTALYQLLRDAANRCEQCGLCRSRKNVVVGEGSLTSRIMFVGEGPGEVEDNSGRPFVGPAGQLLTRILEAAKFSRDDVYITNIVKCRPPNNRVPEIEEVLSCQRWLEAQIALLQPQIIVCLGNTPLKWFLHGTEGITKMRGRWFTWRGAALMPMFHPSYLLRNQSRERGGPKDLTWRDIQEIRQRYESLRG from the coding sequence ATGACTGAAATGCTCTCTCAAGCGCAACGCTCTCCGCAAGAGCGCACGGCGCTCTACCAATTGCTGCGGGACGCGGCGAACCGATGTGAACAGTGTGGTCTCTGCCGCTCCAGAAAGAACGTCGTGGTCGGCGAAGGCAGCCTGACCTCGCGCATCATGTTCGTCGGCGAAGGCCCCGGCGAGGTGGAGGACAATTCGGGACGTCCCTTCGTCGGTCCGGCCGGGCAGCTGCTGACCCGCATCCTCGAGGCGGCCAAATTCAGCCGCGACGACGTGTACATCACCAACATCGTCAAGTGCCGGCCGCCCAACAACCGCGTTCCCGAAATCGAAGAGGTCTTAAGCTGCCAGCGCTGGCTGGAGGCTCAGATCGCCCTGCTTCAGCCGCAGATCATCGTCTGTCTGGGGAACACGCCTCTGAAGTGGTTCCTGCACGGCACGGAGGGGATCACCAAAATGCGCGGGCGCTGGTTCACGTGGCGCGGCGCGGCGCTGATGCCGATGTTCCATCCCAGTTATCTGCTGCGGAACCAGAGCCGTGAGCGCGGCGGCCCCAAGGATTTGACGTGGCGCGATATTCAGGAGATACGTCAGCGCTATGAGAGCTTGAGAGGATAA